The Oculatellaceae cyanobacterium genomic interval CCAGAAGTGATGATTAAAGCAATAAATGAATTAATTGAGCAGATAAGAAGTCAAGAATTATAGCAGTTAGCATAGCTTTTTATTTTATTTACTATGTTTAGGTTTTAGTCTTACAAGTTGTCCTAAAATATCATGGGAGCAGTTTGGTGTTTAATTACGTCTAGTTACTAAAATAAAATTTTTTAACGGGGGAATAGGTGTTTTTTAGTGTTGTAATTCCTACTTATAATCGCAAACCAATTCTAGAGAAGTGTCTACGAGCATTAGAACAGCAACAAACTGATGCTAATGTGTTTAGTGGATACGAAATTGTGCTGGTGGATGATGGTTCAACAGATGGCACTTTGGAATGGTTAGAACAACATTCAGCAGAGTTTCCCCACGTGCGATCGCATTTACAAAACCACCAAGGCGCAGCAGCAGCTAGGAATTTAGGGGTAGAGCAAGCAAAAGGCGATACAATCATCTTTATAGATAGCGATTTAGTCGTCACGGAAAATTTTTTACAAGCACACGCAGAAGCGTTGCTGCAAGGACAACAACAACTAGGAAGCGATCGCATCTTTACCTACGGTGCAGTAATTAATACCTGCAACTTTGAAAACCCGACATCTGAACCTTATAAAATTACTGATTTTTCAGCAGCTTATTTTGCTACAGGAAATGTAGCGATCGCGCGTAAATGGCTAGAAAAATCTGGCTTGTTTGATACTTGTTTTCAACAATATGGATGGGAAGATTTAGAGTTAGGTGTACGTCTCAAACAGTTAGGATTAAAACTAATTAAATGCCCGCAAGCAGTGGGTTATCATTGGCATCCACCTTTTGCATTAGAACAAATTCCCAAGCTGATCGATCAAGAAATTCAAAGGGGAAGAATGGGAGTTTTATTTTACCAAAAGCATCCAACTATGGATGTGCGGATGATGATTCAAATGACTTGGTTGCACCGCATCCTTTGGGGAGTTTTATCTATCGGTGGTCAACTAAATGAACGCACAATGGCTCCGTTATTACAATGGCTAATTAATCATGGTAAACCACAACTAGCTTTAGAAGTTGCGCGAATTTTTCTCAATTGGTATAACGTTCAAGGTGTTTACTCTGCTTATGCAGAAGCGCAGCAAAAAACTAGATAATAGGCTGATTGCATGATTAAAATCTGGGGAAATTAACCACAGATAAACACAGATGGACACAGATGGGATAACTCCTGATTGCTGATATGTCTACTAAATCGGCGATAGCACAAAATATATCAGCTAACTGTTAATTTCCGTCAATAAATAAGAAAATTAAAGAGCGAGTCCTTACTCCTTCGGAGTCGCTACGCGATTTTTCTGCGCTAGCAGTACGGACAGCTATGCGCTACGCGCAGGCTACGCCAACGCCAACGCCTTGATCATCACAACGCAGCTACCTATCAAAGCTGGATTTATATCCCAGACAAATTAATATGAACCCAACAATCTCAATCAACGACACTCACCAACTAC includes:
- a CDS encoding glycosyltransferase family 2 protein encodes the protein MFFSVVIPTYNRKPILEKCLRALEQQQTDANVFSGYEIVLVDDGSTDGTLEWLEQHSAEFPHVRSHLQNHQGAAAARNLGVEQAKGDTIIFIDSDLVVTENFLQAHAEALLQGQQQLGSDRIFTYGAVINTCNFENPTSEPYKITDFSAAYFATGNVAIARKWLEKSGLFDTCFQQYGWEDLELGVRLKQLGLKLIKCPQAVGYHWHPPFALEQIPKLIDQEIQRGRMGVLFYQKHPTMDVRMMIQMTWLHRILWGVLSIGGQLNERTMAPLLQWLINHGKPQLALEVARIFLNWYNVQGVYSAYAEAQQKTR